In Solibacillus isronensis, one DNA window encodes the following:
- a CDS encoding ABC transporter permease encodes MLFKDQVNFVMQHIKKNKLRVFMTVLAATMGCAFLIVLASIGFGLQDSIEDEILSSETVTQIEVLGSQALFTEEEVADIEAVENVQTVLKTTSVDANVAGYMGDRDTSTSIRLVDFTDYASVAKPLSEGKYPENEREIIVGYHFGQSLLNEADRKLIEEKSKAAEAEGTYYDGAEEGYKESLIGKEVEIALSTHEQPDVLSERMTYTIVGVMPKPSYEWATENRIYMMDEQREVIEDMYSQVIADVEVASDFQLFSERFDIYAKSLEYVKPILEELRGKGYGVYSVTEQLDELNVFFLVLKAGLVFVGTIAVLIASIGIFNTMTMAVTERTREIGVLKAIGASPKLIQRLFLMESAFIGVIGTVLAIAISYIVSFASNALLPLILKAATGEDGFNNVQFSAIPWQLVVIAAAISIGVAMISGLRPARKATKIEVMQALRQEL; translated from the coding sequence ATGCTATTTAAAGATCAGGTAAATTTTGTGATGCAGCATATTAAGAAAAATAAGCTGAGAGTATTTATGACAGTACTTGCCGCAACAATGGGCTGTGCGTTTTTAATCGTGCTTGCCTCAATCGGCTTTGGATTACAGGATTCAATTGAAGATGAGATTCTATCGAGTGAAACGGTGACACAAATTGAAGTGCTTGGCAGCCAAGCGCTGTTTACTGAAGAGGAAGTAGCAGATATTGAAGCAGTAGAAAATGTACAAACGGTGTTAAAAACAACAAGTGTGGATGCTAATGTAGCAGGCTATATGGGGGACCGTGATACGTCTACATCAATACGTTTAGTGGACTTTACTGATTATGCATCGGTAGCGAAACCGTTATCGGAAGGGAAATATCCTGAAAACGAAAGAGAAATTATTGTTGGTTATCATTTCGGCCAATCATTATTGAATGAAGCGGACCGCAAATTAATTGAGGAAAAATCAAAGGCAGCAGAAGCGGAAGGCACTTATTACGACGGTGCTGAAGAAGGGTACAAGGAGTCGCTTATCGGCAAGGAAGTGGAGATTGCTCTAAGTACACATGAACAGCCGGATGTACTGTCAGAGCGTATGACGTATACGATTGTCGGTGTTATGCCAAAGCCGTCATACGAATGGGCAACTGAAAACAGAATTTATATGATGGATGAGCAACGTGAAGTAATTGAAGATATGTATAGCCAAGTAATTGCTGATGTAGAGGTAGCTAGCGATTTTCAGCTGTTTTCTGAACGCTTCGATATTTATGCAAAAAGCTTGGAATATGTAAAGCCGATTTTAGAAGAGCTACGCGGAAAAGGCTACGGTGTGTATTCCGTTACTGAACAGCTGGATGAGTTAAATGTCTTTTTCCTAGTGTTGAAAGCAGGACTTGTTTTTGTTGGAACAATCGCAGTACTGATCGCATCCATCGGAATTTTCAATACGATGACAATGGCGGTGACAGAACGTACGCGTGAGATTGGTGTATTAAAAGCAATTGGAGCCAGCCCAAAACTGATTCAACGACTGTTTTTAATGGAAAGTGCGTTTATCGGAGTTATTGGAACAGTTCTTGCAATTGCAATTTCATATATTGTAAGCTTTGCATCGAATGCGCTATTGCCGCTTATTTTAAAGGCAGCAACAGGAGAAGATGGATTCAACAATGTACAATTCTCAGCGATCCCATGGCAGCTCGTAGTGATTGCTGCTGCGATCAGTATCGGCGTGGCGATGATTTCAGGTTTGCGCCCGGCACGTAAAGCAACGAAAATTGAAGTAATGCAGGCGTTAAGACAGGAATTATAA
- a CDS encoding ROK family transcriptional regulator has protein sequence MVTVDGSYIKQINRGLILQQIIEHGMISRADLSKKVGLNKATISVQVADLLDEELIYEMHQEHHNVGRRPVMLSLNRQNGFALGIDLDHKNITYILSDLLGYPVHTEIIPLETSNYETVVELLATQIIKFQAQCSDSRYGLIGAVIGVHGTVGKNEKAFFVPQHQWRDKDLKVDLEKETGVSVLIENNANASAFAEKVFKSQDSENLLSISMYSGMGLGIIMEGELLKGYNGFAGEMGHMIVVPDGKLCTCGNKGCWEMYASEARFLQDLATLKNKSNLSYEDVESWLAAKDPVIIRKINEFFKFLAIGLNNIINLYNPETIVLNSQVLKMYPGAIDRIKSLLKSSVSQYRELKLSDLGKDACAMGACALAIKSFLKVPELRLDLSKNHLPADDCAGTII, from the coding sequence ATGGTTACGGTAGACGGATCTTATATAAAACAGATAAACAGAGGTTTGATTCTGCAGCAAATCATCGAACATGGCATGATTTCCAGAGCCGACCTGTCAAAAAAGGTTGGCTTGAACAAAGCCACAATATCCGTGCAGGTAGCAGATCTGCTAGATGAAGAGCTGATTTATGAAATGCATCAGGAGCACCATAATGTAGGGAGACGTCCCGTCATGCTGTCATTAAACCGTCAAAATGGTTTTGCACTAGGCATCGATCTGGATCATAAGAATATCACATATATTCTTTCCGACTTACTCGGCTATCCTGTACATACTGAAATTATTCCGTTGGAGACTTCAAATTACGAAACCGTTGTGGAACTACTGGCTACGCAAATCATTAAATTTCAGGCTCAATGTTCGGACAGCCGCTACGGTTTAATCGGCGCAGTCATCGGCGTTCATGGCACTGTGGGAAAAAACGAGAAAGCTTTTTTTGTCCCTCAGCACCAATGGCGTGACAAGGACCTGAAAGTCGATCTCGAAAAAGAAACCGGTGTATCCGTGCTAATCGAGAACAATGCCAATGCATCGGCTTTTGCTGAAAAAGTCTTTAAATCCCAGGACAGCGAAAACCTTTTGTCTATTTCTATGTATTCTGGCATGGGACTTGGTATCATCATGGAAGGCGAACTTTTGAAAGGCTATAACGGATTTGCTGGCGAAATGGGCCATATGATTGTTGTTCCAGACGGTAAGCTCTGCACTTGCGGCAATAAAGGCTGCTGGGAAATGTATGCTTCAGAAGCAAGGTTCCTGCAGGATCTCGCCACTCTCAAAAACAAGAGCAATCTCAGTTACGAAGATGTGGAAAGCTGGCTTGCAGCTAAAGATCCGGTTATAATCCGAAAAATTAATGAATTCTTTAAATTTCTGGCAATTGGATTGAATAATATTATCAATCTTTATAACCCCGAAACAATTGTACTCAATAGCCAGGTGCTGAAAATGTATCCCGGCGCCATCGATCGCATTAAAAGCCTGTTGAAGTCTTCGGTCAGCCAGTACCGTGAATTGAAGCTTTCGGATCTTGGCAAAGATGCATGTGCGATGGGAGCATGTGCCCTTGCCATCAAGAGCTTTCTGAAAGTTCCCGAGCTGCGCTTAGATTTATCAAAAAATCATCTACCTGCAGATGATTGTGCGGGAACGATCATCTAA
- a CDS encoding ABC transporter ATP-binding protein: MIKVTNLQHTFSIGKRGKERQVPVLRDVSFDVKKGEIVAVVGKSGSGKSTLLQILAGFMKPEHGSIVVNAQEIAAFNEIQSAKFRLENFGFIFQNFQLMPSLTAFENIELPLKLQGMNVSERRKRVEVIMKKVGLTEVTDHYPNELSGGQQQRVSIARALVTNAPILLADEPTGSLDSETEQDILMLIQQLNRELDLTFIIITHDEEVAMIADKRFRMHDGQLVKEGEHNAI, encoded by the coding sequence ATGATTAAAGTAACGAACTTACAACATACATTTTCCATCGGTAAACGCGGAAAGGAAAGACAGGTTCCGGTACTGAGAGATGTATCATTTGATGTTAAGAAGGGGGAAATCGTGGCAGTCGTCGGGAAAAGCGGATCGGGTAAATCAACACTGCTTCAGATTTTGGCAGGCTTTATGAAGCCGGAACACGGTTCGATTGTAGTAAACGCACAGGAAATTGCGGCATTTAATGAAATTCAGAGTGCAAAATTCCGTTTAGAAAACTTCGGCTTTATTTTTCAAAACTTTCAGCTCATGCCAAGTCTGACGGCATTTGAAAATATTGAATTGCCTTTAAAACTGCAAGGGATGAACGTATCTGAGCGCAGAAAAAGGGTTGAAGTGATCATGAAAAAGGTCGGGTTAACTGAGGTGACGGACCATTATCCGAATGAACTATCAGGCGGGCAACAACAGCGGGTTAGTATTGCGCGTGCCCTTGTGACCAATGCACCGATTTTGTTGGCCGATGAGCCGACAGGAAGCCTCGATTCAGAGACAGAGCAGGATATTTTAATGCTTATTCAGCAGCTGAACCGCGAATTGGATTTAACATTTATTATTATTACGCATGATGAGGAAGTAGCGATGATTGCGGACAAGCGCTTCCGCATGCATGACGGTCAATTAGTGAAAGAAGGGGAACACAATGCTATTTAA
- a CDS encoding Gfo/Idh/MocA family protein produces MLKIGVIGLGDISKIHIPAIQSNPYVELAAVCDIDPEMEGTVEGPVFYTDYHKMLEKETLDCVHICLPHHLHYTATKACVEKGIHVFQEKPLALDANEGKSLVELEALNPNIKIGISLQNRRNETVIKLLEISASGEYGKILGIKGLVAWFRPKEYYDIKPWRGQMKYAGGGVMINQALHTIDLMQLFGGEIKTIKGSIDELLDYGLDVEDTATARIEFINGAKGLLFATNANAENSSVELELLFEKGKFTIKDSILTETLVDGTKLKLEEDRKLPGMKFYYGASHVKLINEFYECIRHNTDGYIKAKDAQVSMEMIDAIRQSSISRKQIAMGVYQ; encoded by the coding sequence ATGCTGAAAATAGGAGTCATCGGATTGGGAGATATTTCAAAAATACATATTCCAGCCATTCAAAGCAACCCCTATGTCGAGCTTGCCGCAGTTTGTGATATCGACCCGGAGATGGAAGGCACAGTCGAAGGGCCAGTGTTTTACACCGATTACCATAAGATGTTAGAAAAAGAAACTCTAGACTGCGTCCATATTTGCCTGCCACATCATCTTCATTACACGGCAACAAAAGCATGTGTTGAAAAAGGTATCCATGTCTTTCAGGAAAAGCCGTTGGCGCTGGATGCGAATGAAGGCAAATCGTTGGTTGAATTGGAAGCGTTGAATCCAAATATCAAAATCGGGATTTCACTACAAAACCGGAGGAATGAGACAGTTATAAAGCTGCTGGAGATTTCAGCAAGCGGGGAATATGGAAAGATTCTAGGTATAAAAGGACTTGTCGCCTGGTTCCGTCCGAAAGAGTATTACGACATCAAGCCTTGGCGTGGCCAAATGAAGTATGCGGGTGGCGGTGTGATGATCAATCAGGCGCTTCACACGATAGATCTGATGCAATTGTTCGGTGGAGAAATTAAGACAATCAAAGGTTCCATCGATGAATTGCTGGATTATGGATTGGATGTAGAAGATACGGCAACGGCCCGCATCGAATTTATAAATGGAGCGAAGGGTCTATTATTTGCGACGAATGCCAATGCGGAGAATTCATCAGTGGAACTCGAATTGCTATTTGAAAAAGGTAAATTCACAATTAAAGATAGCATTTTGACCGAGACACTAGTGGACGGAACGAAACTGAAGTTAGAAGAAGATCGGAAATTGCCGGGCATGAAATTTTATTACGGCGCAAGTCATGTGAAATTGATCAATGAGTTTTATGAATGCATCCGGCACAATACCGATGGTTATATTAAAGCAAAAGATGCGCAAGTATCAATGGAAATGATTGATGCCATCCGTCAGTCAAGCATTAGCAGAAAACAGATTGCAATGGGGGTATATCAATGA
- a CDS encoding MFS transporter, giving the protein MKAAALNEDHTYHKAKIWQIGFFTLNNTATNLYMFILAFVTYYATGIVGLTVVAVSTILTLMRVFDGITDPIIGFIIDKTESKFGKFRPMMVIGNIILAGSILIMYNVTHLLPESLQLVFFILVYAIYVVGYTMQTACTKAAQTVLTNDPKQRPLFAVFDGVNNTILFTGGQVFIASYLVIKHGGFTMALFHELNTYAILAGFIFTVLAVIGIASKDQKEFYGLADLTVQTKFRDYWPILKGNRPLQMLIIAASSDKLTLSVLRHAVVVVMLFGILLGDYSLSGTISMIIIVPTLLITFAGVWYARKTDLKKAFVISTWIGLLAFGMLVAFLFTIDPTTISLSDMGLATIGFIVLYTLGMGFGALPSALVNPMIADISDYETFKSGRYVPGMIGTLFSFVDKLISSLAPALVGFAVALIGYKETFPEIGDTLTTSLYGMTIFLAFGIPVLGWIASLIAMKFYHLDSKKMAEIQTSIAEAKEKAEEKRMSEPSAELVGESEDMLNTILNPK; this is encoded by the coding sequence ATGAAAGCTGCAGCACTCAACGAAGACCATACGTACCATAAAGCAAAAATTTGGCAGATTGGATTTTTCACACTAAATAACACGGCAACCAATTTGTATATGTTCATTTTAGCGTTTGTCACTTATTACGCTACAGGCATTGTTGGATTGACAGTTGTGGCTGTCAGCACCATTTTGACATTGATGCGCGTATTTGATGGGATAACAGATCCGATTATCGGCTTTATCATCGATAAGACAGAATCAAAATTCGGTAAATTCCGTCCGATGATGGTTATAGGGAATATCATTTTAGCGGGATCTATTTTGATTATGTACAATGTCACGCATCTTTTGCCGGAGTCACTCCAATTGGTATTTTTTATCTTAGTCTATGCAATTTATGTCGTCGGGTATACGATGCAGACAGCTTGTACAAAAGCGGCTCAGACGGTGCTGACGAACGATCCGAAACAACGTCCGCTCTTTGCAGTATTTGACGGTGTCAACAACACGATATTGTTCACCGGTGGACAAGTATTTATAGCCTCCTACTTAGTAATCAAGCATGGTGGATTTACAATGGCTTTATTCCATGAGTTGAATACTTATGCCATACTCGCCGGTTTTATATTTACAGTGCTGGCTGTCATAGGCATCGCGAGCAAAGATCAGAAAGAATTTTATGGCCTCGCAGATTTAACAGTACAGACGAAGTTTCGAGATTATTGGCCGATTTTAAAAGGAAATCGACCGTTGCAAATGCTTATCATTGCAGCTTCCAGTGATAAATTAACGTTAAGCGTCTTGCGCCATGCAGTTGTTGTAGTTATGTTATTTGGAATATTACTGGGGGATTACAGTTTAAGCGGAACGATCTCAATGATTATCATTGTACCGACGCTGCTCATCACTTTTGCGGGAGTATGGTATGCACGCAAAACAGATTTGAAAAAAGCTTTTGTCATATCAACTTGGATCGGTCTCTTAGCGTTTGGGATGTTGGTGGCTTTCCTCTTCACGATTGATCCAACAACAATTTCACTTAGCGATATGGGTCTTGCCACAATCGGTTTTATTGTCTTGTACACATTGGGAATGGGCTTCGGAGCGTTGCCATCTGCCTTAGTTAATCCGATGATTGCCGATATATCCGACTATGAAACATTTAAATCTGGCCGCTATGTGCCGGGGATGATCGGAACACTGTTCTCCTTCGTCGATAAATTGATTTCGTCGCTGGCTCCGGCTCTTGTCGGTTTTGCGGTAGCATTGATCGGCTATAAAGAAACTTTCCCTGAAATTGGAGATACGTTAACAACTTCCTTATATGGAATGACTATCTTCCTGGCATTTGGAATTCCGGTTCTTGGGTGGATTGCTTCTTTAATCGCAATGAAGTTCTATCATTTGGATAGCAAGAAAATGGCTGAAATCCAGACTTCAATTGCTGAAGCTAAGGAAAAAGCTGAAGAAAAAAGAATGAGTGAACCATCTGCGGAACTAGTAGGTGAAAGTGAAGATATGCTGAACACTATTCTAAATCCGAAGTGA
- a CDS encoding AraC family transcriptional regulator, with product MKGKLVIEQPLMVHYKMETYWDYIDYHSHQEYEIYFFHAGSCRYLIHDQIYDLEPGDILLMDGMALHKPNISPDSEYVRSTIHFSPQWMEKALEAVDGLHLLAVFEKLHYCLIRTQENEESKELEKLVQRLEEVQRNNDFTGVGKEANTKILLLQILVAVNQLGQVHSLKIPSKKAEKEMHAENIASFIQGNFQMKLSIESIANALNLSKSYTSHVFKEMTGFTIMEYVMGCRLNRVKQLLENEPEKTLKNIAHESGFESISHFSRYFREKVGMTAKAYRNRE from the coding sequence ATGAAAGGTAAATTAGTAATAGAACAGCCGCTTATGGTGCATTACAAGATGGAAACATACTGGGATTATATCGATTACCATTCCCATCAAGAATATGAGATTTATTTTTTCCATGCCGGATCATGCCGTTATTTGATTCACGACCAGATTTATGATCTTGAGCCAGGAGATATTCTGTTAATGGATGGCATGGCTCTACACAAACCGAATATATCGCCGGACAGCGAGTATGTTCGCAGCACAATCCATTTTTCACCGCAATGGATGGAAAAGGCTTTAGAGGCAGTGGACGGTTTGCATTTGCTGGCCGTCTTCGAAAAATTGCATTACTGCCTGATCCGTACACAAGAGAACGAAGAATCAAAAGAGTTGGAAAAACTGGTACAGCGCCTTGAAGAAGTGCAACGGAATAATGACTTTACAGGTGTCGGAAAAGAAGCAAACACGAAAATCCTGCTTCTGCAGATTCTGGTTGCCGTCAATCAGCTTGGCCAAGTCCATTCCTTGAAAATTCCAAGCAAAAAAGCTGAAAAAGAAATGCATGCTGAGAATATCGCTTCTTTCATACAAGGAAATTTCCAGATGAAATTGTCGATTGAGTCGATTGCGAATGCATTGAACTTAAGTAAATCGTATACTTCACATGTCTTCAAAGAGATGACCGGCTTCACAATCATGGAATATGTGATGGGTTGCCGTTTGAACCGAGTCAAACAATTGTTGGAAAACGAACCTGAGAAGACCTTAAAAAATATTGCGCATGAAAGCGGTTTCGAAAGCATTTCTCATTTTAGCCGTTATTTCCGTGAAAAAGTCGGGATGACAGCAAAAGCTTACCGAAATCGAGAATAA
- a CDS encoding GlsB/YeaQ/YmgE family stress response membrane protein: MSFIWFLIIGGVIGWLAGAILGKDVPGGIIGNIIAGIVGAWIGGMLLGSWGPKVSDFYIVPAIIGAIILVFIVSFIMKSMRRAS, encoded by the coding sequence ATGAGTTTTATTTGGTTCTTAATAATTGGCGGGGTTATCGGTTGGCTAGCAGGAGCAATTTTAGGTAAAGATGTCCCAGGTGGAATTATCGGTAATATTATCGCAGGTATTGTTGGTGCATGGATTGGTGGTATGCTTCTAGGAAGTTGGGGACCTAAAGTTTCTGATTTCTATATCGTCCCAGCTATCATAGGTGCAATTATACTTGTGTTCATTGTAAGCTTTATTATGAAATCAATGCGTAGAGCTTCGTAA
- a CDS encoding Gfo/Idh/MocA family protein — translation MKKVRLGIIGLGAQGGAYAGFIAEGRVPNMEIGAICDIDSAKKELAAEKYPSVPFYEDYIDMMESGNVDAIITCVPHYLHPEMGIQALKRDIHSLLEKPAGVYTKQVKELNDFAATKPELTFGIMFNQRANELYQKVKEIIDNDEIGSIRRTNWIITTWWRPQGYYDQSAWRATWEGEGGGVLVNQAPHQLDLMQWIAGMPKKVYSNVKYGYQRNIAVEDEVTAMFDYGNGATGVFITATHDIMGTDRFEIHGDKGKIIVDDSKKVTIKRLKRPEAEMSASMDMQDVMKIFMGGGADDIYDEEVLEFKDEWGVQHTSVLKNFADNVLDGTPLLAPGSDGIYGVALANAIHLSSWLGKEVELPVDENLYFAELSKKIEEEKSLLIQK, via the coding sequence ATGAAAAAAGTGAGATTAGGAATTATCGGTTTGGGAGCTCAAGGGGGCGCTTATGCAGGCTTTATCGCTGAGGGCAGAGTACCGAATATGGAAATCGGGGCAATCTGCGATATCGATTCGGCGAAAAAAGAACTGGCGGCTGAAAAATATCCGTCTGTGCCGTTCTATGAAGACTACATTGACATGATGGAGAGCGGCAATGTCGATGCTATCATCACTTGTGTCCCGCACTACCTGCATCCTGAAATGGGGATCCAGGCGCTGAAGAGAGACATTCATTCTTTATTGGAAAAACCAGCTGGCGTCTACACGAAACAAGTGAAGGAACTAAATGATTTTGCAGCAACTAAACCAGAGCTGACATTCGGCATCATGTTCAATCAGCGCGCCAATGAACTGTATCAGAAAGTTAAAGAAATCATCGATAACGATGAGATTGGAAGCATCCGCCGCACAAATTGGATTATCACGACTTGGTGGCGTCCTCAGGGCTATTATGATCAAAGCGCTTGGAGAGCAACTTGGGAAGGTGAAGGCGGCGGTGTGCTTGTAAATCAGGCTCCGCATCAGCTGGATCTGATGCAATGGATCGCCGGTATGCCGAAAAAAGTCTATTCCAATGTCAAATACGGCTATCAACGAAACATCGCGGTGGAAGACGAAGTGACGGCAATGTTCGATTACGGCAATGGCGCAACAGGCGTCTTCATCACAGCAACTCACGACATCATGGGAACGGACCGTTTTGAAATCCACGGCGACAAAGGAAAAATCATTGTTGACGACAGCAAAAAAGTGACCATCAAACGTTTGAAACGTCCGGAAGCTGAAATGAGTGCGAGCATGGACATGCAGGACGTTATGAAAATTTTCATGGGGGGTGGCGCAGACGACATCTATGATGAAGAAGTGCTGGAATTCAAAGACGAATGGGGAGTACAGCACACAAGCGTACTCAAAAATTTCGCGGACAATGTCCTGGATGGTACACCACTTCTCGCACCAGGAAGCGACGGAATCTATGGAGTGGCATTAGCCAACGCAATTCATCTATCAAGCTGGCTCGGCAAAGAAGTTGAATTACCGGTAGATGAAAATCTGTACTTCGCTGAATTATCGAAAAAAATAGAAGAAGAAAAGAGCTTGTTAATCCAAAAATAA
- a CDS encoding sugar phosphate isomerase/epimerase family protein has translation MKKGKIGVQMMMLKDKVEEIGVYETMRKINELGYRAVEVSQIPMTENNVSELKRASQDFNIEIAALSASLDPIMPGMPGETLTDDFNKIVQDCKTLDCNFLRIGMLPLTIMGNKDKIMQFISKAEGMAHSLAEQGIELYYHTHHVEFQKFDGEYLLDLIKNNTSKLGFELDIHWIQRAGENPVDIITQYKDRISLLHLKDYRIGQLDLNEEDFKDMPKFFNKFTNLIEFAEVGEGNMNIPAVIDAGLASGAKYFLVEQDDTYGRDPFECLEISAQNLRKLGYADWFEATVK, from the coding sequence ATGAAAAAAGGGAAAATCGGCGTACAAATGATGATGCTGAAAGATAAAGTCGAGGAAATCGGCGTTTACGAAACGATGAGAAAAATTAATGAACTGGGATATCGCGCAGTGGAAGTCTCGCAAATCCCAATGACTGAAAATAATGTCTCTGAGCTGAAAAGAGCCAGCCAGGATTTCAATATCGAAATAGCAGCTTTATCAGCTTCGCTGGACCCGATAATGCCAGGAATGCCAGGCGAAACATTGACGGATGACTTTAATAAAATTGTTCAGGATTGCAAAACACTGGACTGTAATTTCCTCCGCATCGGCATGCTGCCGCTGACGATTATGGGCAACAAAGACAAAATCATGCAGTTTATCTCAAAAGCGGAAGGCATGGCGCATAGCCTGGCAGAACAGGGAATCGAACTATACTACCACACGCATCATGTCGAGTTCCAAAAATTTGATGGTGAGTACCTTCTTGATTTGATTAAAAACAATACGTCCAAGCTTGGTTTCGAGTTGGATATTCATTGGATTCAGCGCGCTGGTGAAAATCCGGTTGATATTATCACTCAGTATAAGGACCGGATTTCTTTATTACATCTAAAGGACTACCGCATTGGCCAATTAGACTTGAATGAGGAAGATTTCAAGGATATGCCAAAGTTCTTCAATAAATTTACAAATTTAATTGAATTTGCGGAAGTCGGTGAAGGGAATATGAATATCCCGGCAGTCATTGATGCAGGGCTTGCAAGCGGCGCAAAGTATTTCCTAGTGGAACAGGATGATACGTACGGTCGCGACCCGTTCGAATGTCTGGAAATTTCAGCGCAGAATTTACGTAAACTCGGATATGCCGACTGGTTCGAGGCAACGGTTAAATGA
- a CDS encoding Gfo/Idh/MocA family protein, with translation MSKDGMTYAPKGKPNPVVKEGEFSIAAAALDHGHIYGMVNGLLEAGATLKWVYDPDSKKVEEFVEKFPQVAIAESLDQILDDHEVKLVAAAAIPSQRSALGNRVMESGKDYFTDKTPFTTMAQLEETKRVVKKTGKKYMVYFSERLHVEGAVFAGQLIKDGAIGRVIQVTGFGPHRLNAESRPDWFFDKEQYGGILCDIGSHQIEQFLYYAGCKDAEVLHSKVGNYNNPDYPGLEDYGDATLLGDNGATQIFKVDWFTPDGLRTWGDGRTFITGTEGTIEIRKYLDVAREETGDHLYLVNKDGEKHYSLSGTVGYPFFGEFIKDCINRTENAMTQEHAFKAAELCLVAQEQAVVVSR, from the coding sequence ATGAGTAAAGACGGAATGACATATGCGCCGAAAGGAAAACCGAATCCTGTAGTGAAGGAAGGTGAATTTTCGATTGCGGCTGCCGCTCTTGATCATGGCCATATCTATGGAATGGTCAACGGCTTACTGGAGGCAGGCGCGACATTGAAATGGGTTTATGATCCGGACTCAAAAAAAGTGGAAGAATTCGTCGAGAAATTCCCACAAGTGGCAATAGCAGAATCGCTCGATCAGATTCTGGACGACCATGAAGTGAAACTGGTCGCCGCAGCTGCCATTCCTTCGCAGCGCAGTGCACTTGGAAACCGGGTAATGGAATCCGGAAAAGATTATTTTACGGATAAAACACCATTCACCACGATGGCCCAATTGGAGGAGACGAAGCGTGTCGTTAAAAAGACCGGGAAGAAGTACATGGTTTATTTCAGCGAACGTCTTCATGTTGAAGGTGCGGTTTTTGCAGGACAGCTTATTAAGGACGGTGCAATCGGCCGAGTTATTCAAGTGACCGGTTTCGGACCACACCGTTTGAATGCAGAAAGCCGTCCGGACTGGTTTTTTGATAAAGAGCAGTACGGCGGAATCCTTTGTGATATCGGCAGCCATCAGATTGAACAATTTTTATATTATGCTGGCTGTAAAGATGCGGAGGTTCTGCACAGTAAAGTCGGCAATTACAATAATCCGGACTATCCTGGGCTCGAGGATTACGGAGATGCCACGCTGCTTGGAGATAATGGTGCCACTCAAATTTTCAAAGTCGATTGGTTTACGCCTGACGGATTGCGGACATGGGGTGATGGCCGCACTTTCATCACCGGAACAGAAGGTACCATCGAAATTCGCAAATATCTGGATGTGGCGCGTGAAGAAACGGGTGATCACTTATATCTTGTTAACAAGGATGGCGAAAAGCATTACAGTCTTTCAGGGACTGTGGGCTATCCGTTTTTCGGGGAATTCATCAAAGACTGTATCAATCGCACTGAGAATGCTATGACGCAAGAGCATGCATTCAAGGCAGCTGAGCTTTGCCTAGTCGCACAGGAACAGGCTGTCGTCGTCTCGCGGTAA